Part of the Bacteroidales bacterium genome, CAGACCACTCAAATGTTGATGTTAATTTAGTGACATCCACAGGATCAATGATATTTCCCGATCCGTCATAAAAATTGGAGTTAAACGCCCGGTCAGGCAACACAAAATATTTCATGGTAGAAGTTACTGTCACCGAGTCACGTTCCTCTTGAGGAAGATCCGGACCTCCAGAACTATTATATCCATGCTGGTAATGGGCCTTACCATCGATCTGGACATTTGTCGGATTGGTTTGTGCATAAGTACTTCCCGCAACAAAGAGGAATATGGCAACAATACAATAAGTCAATATATTTTTCATGGTTTAGATATTATGTTCTATATTAATGATACATTCTATATGATAGGTTATAACAGGCTATCTGTTTTTATAAAAAAGGATATATCACACTCCAAATATCGTGTAATACAATCCTGATAAATACGGGGGAATGAGGCATTGATCAACTCCATGGGCTTTTTATTTATTCGTTTTTTACCTTACTAGCTTATACGCTAAATTTTAATTCAGGTTACATTTTTGGAAAAAAAGGTGGAAACTCATTCAGCCGATTTCCAGACAAAAACGCTAGATCCATATTCAAAAACGACAATTTCATCGCACAAATTTGCATCTTTTTCCTTATTAACCGGAACAAGAACCTGAATTGGCTATAGCCCAATTAAAAAGAGAGGGCTATCATTTCGGATAGCCCTCTCCTATAGGTATAAAATAAGTTGGATTGATTTATCTAAAGCTTTCCTTATCACCGAACATTTTAAACTTAACAACATCGGGACATGGTATGGAACCCCTTCTGTTTGACTTGTTTCCTTCATTAAAGGAGAATGAAACGGTTATTTCATGGGAACCACCTGTAGCCGGTCCTAAATTAGATACGGTAAAATCATAACTATATCCAATGGCAATATTATTAAAGGCGACACCGACAGTGAAGATGAGGGCATCATAAGACGGATGGTCCTTACTGGGTAATCCCCTCCATCCGACACCCAGCAATAACGGCGCACGATACCAGTTGGCGCCAATATCGAGCTGGTAGTAACCCTCGGACATCTTGAACATATAATTCATAGAAATCACTTCAGGTGTTCTACCGACATTGTTCCTTAACCCGAAATTGATACCTCCGAATTGGGACCATTGGATAGGAATACGAGACTCATCCCGGCGGGTGGTCGACGCATTGGGACGCAATAAATGGTCGGCAGTAAGACCGAACCACATTCTCCGGTTATAAAGCACCACAGATGATCCGGCATCAAAGTAATAATAAGGTTTGGTATCCTGTTCCACACTGGAAGAACTCGTACCTGTCTCGGATATCTGATCGGGAAAAATTGTACTTGAATACTTAATACTGCGTTGAGAATAAGAAAATGATATCCCCGGGCGGATCCGCCAATCATCATTGATATTAAAACGGTAGGAATACAAACCCTTGATTTGGGTCATTCCATATTTGGCGGAGCCCATAACATCCCTCAGAAAGACCAATCCGATGCCACTGTTGATGGCATAGAAATTATGGTCTATCCCTACCGAATAGGTCAAAAATGAACCCGGTAGTTTTGCCCATTGGTCCCGGTAACTGACAAAGGCTCTTGAACCCAATGAATTTCCGGCAAAAGAGGGTGCGATAAGCAACGGGCTGGCATAATATTGCGAGAACTGTGCATCCTGCGCAGATATCGGCAAACCCATGGAAACCACTATCACTAAAGTAAATATATAAAATCTTATCATCACAATCTAATAACTATCTTTCTCCTTTTACGAAATATATGGTTAGGAAGTTACATATTTGTGCATCATTATCTCAACAACAAGACATCACCCATTTTAGAGAAAGTCTGGCCTGTTTCGAATACACCCTCGATCTTATAAACATATACACCTTCCTGACATAGCTGGCCTTTGAAATATCCATTCCATCCCCTGGTCGGGTCTTTCGTTTCGAAAATCAATTGTCCCCAACGATTATAGATGGTCAGATGGTACGAACGGGTCGGACTCAACACCGGAGGATAGAACAACCAGTTCTGGTAACCACGGTCGCTGATCTGGTCGCTGGGCTCTCCGTCTGTTTTTGGCTTAAAGGTATTCGGGAAGATCACATCGCCCGCATTTTCCAGTTCTACAGCGCCCGGAATGGTCAGGGTAGTGACGCATTGTGGATCGGTATATGTCCCTGTAGTCAGGGTAATATCATAGCTTCCTGCTTTCCGGTAAATATGGTCAGGATTCATGGTCGTATCGATAGCCGATCCGTCACCCCAATCCCAACGATACCATATATCATATGGCTGTCCGAGACTATTCTGAGCCGTCGTATAATTAAAGGCACGAAGCGTCTGTCCTACCCACAGGAAGTCAGGTTTGACCTCGAAGGCAGCCCTTGGTACGGGATGCACCACTACCTGCTGTGTCGTGACACTTGGGAAGGCAGCATCACCGGTAACTGTAAGCGTTACGGTATATGTCCCTGCATCCTGGTAGGTATGTACCGGATTTTCCAGGCTCGATGTGGAGCCATCACCGAATGACCAGTTATATACCTTACCGTTCCGTGAATTATTTTTAAACTGAACCTCATACGGCATACAGGCGGGAGGCACCGAATCAAACCTTGCCACAGGAACAGGCGCATCTATCTCTACCACCATTGTCTTGGAATTGGGGCATTCGTCGTTCCAGGTGCTTACATTCTGCGTGATCTCATATTTGCCCCATGCATTGATGTGTACCGGGGAAGGATCGGGCAGGCTGGAAATAACACTGGGTGTTCCCGAACCTTGTTCTGCCAACGTCCAGCTATACCTCAGATTATTTTTATCAGCTGCCGGGATCTGGTTGGTGATGGTAATCGGCGCATCAGGATAGAACTGGAAGGATGGTGTAGCCACAAAATCAGCTACCGGTTTTCCGTATACCACGATCTCTTTGGTTACACTATCAGTACAGGTTCCCGACCACACTTTCAGCTCAACCTGATAAACTGCTGTATTAGACATACTTTGATTATCAAACGTATGGATCGGGTTGATCTGTGATGAAAGCACATTGTCGCCAAAATTCCAGATCACATTACCGTCGCCATAACCCCTAGAGCCATTCGTGAATTTCACCTCAAGCGGAGCGCAACCTATGGTATCCCCAACCGTCACGAAATCCGCCCTCACAAATGGGAACACGGTAATGCCTGTCGAAGTGGAGGCCGTACAACCCCATACATTCTCAGCAATCAACTCCGGATGTACCAGCGTATTTGAAGCCTGGGTGTTCGAATAAATATGTTTGGTCAAGGTACTCACCGCATAGGTAGTATCAGCCGAAACATCCCCGTACTCATAGACATACATCATACCGGTAGCCGGATTGAGATATGACTTGTTGGTAAAGATAACTTCCAGTGGCTGGCATCCCTGGTTCACGGAAATATCAAAATCGACATGCGGTTCCGGATACAAAGTAAAAGGATGGGTAACCGTATCCCTGCACCACTGGTTGGATGCGGTCAGCAATACTTTCAGATACTGAGGATTACTATTGCTCGGATTTACATAACGATTGCTGGGCAACGGACCTGTCTGGGTCGGATAACCAGGACCAAAATTCCAGAGGTACTGGTTGGCACCCGTTGACTGATTGGCAAAACGGGCATCTACCGGGGAACAACCATCCGGCGGACCGTCGAACTCAGCTATTACTTCCGGACCGACGGAGATGTAGGTACTCGATGAATTCTCACAAACATGCCAGCCAAAAGTATTGGATGAAGTGAGCGTCACCAGATGGTTATTCATCCGGCTTCCCGAAGTATTACTATACTTGTAATAAAACGGATTGGTATCATATACATCCTTTTCATATGTATCCCCGAAAGACCAGTTATATTTAGTGGTCAACAGGTTTGACTGGGAAGTATTGGTAAATAACACGGAATCCGGAGGACAGATATAACCCGTTACATTATGGATAAATGTTGCATTCGGAATAGGATACACGGTGATCAGCGTATCTTTGTTCTTATAGCATTTCTCTGCACCTATTCCGTTTTCCGCCTGTAACCACACATGATACACTTTCTTGGCAGAAGGAGAAGGATTGGCAAAAACAAAATTTAACGGATCTACTGTAGCCACACCATAATTCGGATCGCTGGGATTCGAAGAAACAGGCAGGCCATCGGCGGGTTTCGTGGGCATATCCCAATACCAGCGGAAAACCTGCGATCCTCTGGATATATTACGGATACCTGCGCCAAATGGAGCACATCCCGCTGTATCAGCCGTGAAATCTACGGTTAAGACGGGCATCACCTTAATAGTCTTCAGGGAAGTATCCTGACAGCCAAACTCATTGGTCGCCTTAAGGGTCAGCGTCTTAAATTCTGCAAAGAATGTCTCATTATTGAACTGATACAAGGTATCCGCACCCCTGTTAGGTACGCCGTCTACTTCCCATAAATACTGGGTAGCAGCCGTATTAACACCAGTACCCGGAGGAGAACCCGGAGTCCACTGAAGATTGTCGAACCAAAGGCTTTCCGGAGAACAGAGGAAAGCAGGTGCCGGGCTTGTCTTATCTGATGCGTAAAGTGTATATTCAGCTTTAGGTGCAGGACGGACAGTCACCGGTTTGGTAACATCGGCGCTACAAAAGTATTGCTGGGGCGTACCGGAATTATAAACGGCAGTGGCTGTCAATTTAACATTCACTACATCGGATTGGGAATATTTATTCGGAGCAGCTACCCGGCTCTGGAAAACCCACGAAGGATGCGGAACAGTAGCATCTGCAACATTATCTTCGTCAAAATCCCAGGCATAAGACTGGATATTCTGCGCAAAAGAGGTGAATTGCGTCGGGATCCGGGAAGCAGGCGTTACTTCCGACTGATCGCACACTTCAAAAGAATTGGCTGAAAAATCGACCTTCAGTTTAGGATATACAGTTATGGTCCGGCTCAGGGAACCGGAACAGAAATTACCATACCTGTCTTTATTTACCGTACTCAGGGCATTCAGGGTCAATACCCGTTGAATGGCCGTGGGCATATCATTGATATAGGTATGGGGTACCTCTGTATTGAATGGAGCAGGATCATCCGCCGTTAAATCACCCCAGTTAAGGAAGTAAGTGACATTGGCTTCATTGGCGGTATTTTTCGCTTTGATCAGGAAGTCTGCACATCCCTTATCATCAGACAGATCCATAGATGTCACAGGATCCGGATGGACGCGTAATGTCTTTGTCGCAAAGTAACTGAGACATGCGTTGGCCCCGACTTCGGCAATGAAATATTTCGTATCCCCGACAGTACCTGTAGCCCTGTAGGGATTGCCATAGAAAACCATATTGGTGGTAGAATCGGTGTACCAATTGACGCTCTTTCCGGCATCCAGATCAAACATGGTCAAGCCGTTATGGCAATATTCCATAACATCAGAAGCCGGAGCTGCCGGTGTTTTCCTGATTTTCAACGATGTAAAGGTGGTGTCGCTGACACAGTTCTTATCATTGAATACATACACACCATATCTTACATCGGCTTCGTCCAGCGGACCGGTATAATTCAATACCGCAGGCAACGCATTCGGGTGGGTCGTATCATCCGCCACATTGATGGAAGACTGGTTATTTGCCGTATTGATCGGAATATCCGCGCCATCGATCCGGTACCAGCGAATATAATTATCTGTTACACCATCCGTATTTTTACCAATACCGGTGGCCTGCACCAACTTATTCGCCACTGAAGAACAATAGGTCGGACCGGTTAAAGCCGGAGCATTAGGTGTAGGATTCACAGACACAAATACAGTATCCGCATCACTACGGCACCCTCCATCCTCGGCTGTAAGGTAGACGAAGAAATTGGTAGTACCTGTAACGGTCGGGGTAAGCGTACCTCCATCCTTTACAATAAATCTATATGGATACCAATCCAGGGTCGATCCGGGGTCGCCCTGAACCAGGGTAGCGTTCAACTGTACCTGATCCCCTGCACAAATCGTGATGTTCGGACCGGCATCTACAATAGGTTTAGGTACCACGGCGACGTATTGTTTCGCCGGAGGAGCCGTACAACCAAAATTATTGGTTTCCTGCACCGTAATATACCCTTTCCATGGCAAAGCCGGAGTAGGATATTCATAAACCTGAAATGCGCTGTTATCCGGAGAAGGAATGGACGGATGACCGGGTACCGGTGTCGGAAGTTCTTCATAACTCCAACTATATGTAGAGCCCACGGTGGAAGGATTAACATCATACAGTATCCTTGGTTTACTTCCACCGACACAATTATCAGTTGGAGGAGATATTTTGGTATTTGGTATGGGATTGATCTGAACACGCACAAGCTGTGCTGCTGAGTTATTAGAACAAACTTTTGCCGGATTAACCTGGAAAGAAAGCTGTGGAAGAACGCTGATAGTCACGTTTTTTTGCGAACCACCCCACATGGTATTGGGTGGAAAATAATCACTACGCCGTGTCGTATCGCCTACAAAAGCAGGAAGGTTACCTGTTCCGTTGGTCGGGAAATTATTGAATACCGGTGATGTAGCCAACGGCAAAGACTGCATTTCGTTAAAATATCCGGTTTCAACTCTCCATATATAATCATAGGTATAGGTATTGCCACCGGGATTATCAGTCTGTACGCTAAAAGCAGCCGGATTGATCGGATCTCCCGCACATGCGGTCATATTGGCATAAGGTGTCAGCTGTGGTACCGGAGCAACCATCATCGTGAACGTTTTGGGATCACTGTAACATCCGTCTTTTAACGACTTCACCGTATAAGTAGCCGTTAAGGTCGTCAATGTGGCATTTACCGTATTAAAACCGGGCACGGCGGAACCGATATTATTGGTTTCATATTGATAGGGTAACCCGATCCTGTCCCCACTGGGGGTCCACTCATACGATATACCTGTGAAACTACTGCTGAATGTCGATGTAGCTGTCAACTCACTGGTACAGTAAATCTGATCTGCAGGAACAGTAACATCCGGGGTCGGCTTAATGATGACCTTAAATTTAACGGTATCTCCCTGGCATCCGTTTACTTTGGCCGATGCCTCGAACTGACCGGTCAGGTTACCAGGCCCTGCATTTTCTTTAGTGGTGAAACTCGGAATATTCCCTGTTCCCGTAAGATTTAAAGGAGTAGTGGAATTACCACCGGAAATACCGGCATTATCCAATATCCATTTAATATCTCCCGATGGGGTATTCGGCAGGTTATCTGTCTTTATCTGGATGCCCGGCACCGTTATTTCCGGACACTCCCGTAGATCCTGGATCACCGACATCTTAGGCGCAGGCTTTAAAGTATACGGTATATATAATGTATTTACCGAGGAACAGAACTGACCCGATACGGGAGATTTATCCGATGATACGGCGGTCACTTCAACTGTAGCCACCTTGTTCGAAGAAGTATAATTCTTGTTCTTCCCGGCGGTAAATGCAGGGATATTTCCTGTCTGCGGGGTGGTCGGAAGGCCGACATCCACACTGGTGTTCCAGTTATAGGTAACCGTTACTCCTGGCTTGGTGATCTGGGAGGAGAAATTAATGCCACCAACTGATTCCCCGGGACAGAACGGTGCCGGAGTCGTTACCGGATTAATTTTAGGAGAAGGATATATCGTATAGGTGAATGTAGCCGGAGTGGTATTCACACAACCGTACTGGGTCGTTGCGACTACCTGTACGGTAGCCACCCAATCATCCGGAGAATCATTGGTCCTGGGCGGGAAAGAAGGAATATCCCCTAAACCGCTGCCTGTTTTTCCTACATCATCACCGGTAAAGGTCCACTGAATCTGACTGATCTGTGCTGCCGGTATATTACTGCTGGAAAGCGTCACAGCATCAAAGACCTCCGACGTGGTAGAACAGAGCGCCTGGTTATTGATGGCTGAGATCAATGGTGTGGAGTGTGCAGTTAAGGTCACATCTGTCGGATTACCGTCACAGCCGTTCAACTTCGGAACCACCCTGACCACCATAGCCATATCAGATCCGGTAGTATTGACAGGTATTTCTATAGCGGTAACGCTGGAAGCACCTATTGTATGATTAAAGTTGTCCCCACTGGTGGTAAACGCATAAGAAGGAACATAA contains:
- a CDS encoding PorP/SprF family type IX secretion system membrane protein produces the protein MIRFYIFTLVIVVSMGLPISAQDAQFSQYYASPLLIAPSFAGNSLGSRAFVSYRDQWAKLPGSFLTYSVGIDHNFYAINSGIGLVFLRDVMGSAKYGMTQIKGLYSYRFNINDDWRIRPGISFSYSQRSIKYSSTIFPDQISETGTSSSSVEQDTKPYYYFDAGSSVVLYNRRMWFGLTADHLLRPNASTTRRDESRIPIQWSQFGGINFGLRNNVGRTPEVISMNYMFKMSEGYYQLDIGANWYRAPLLLGVGWRGLPSKDHPSYDALIFTVGVAFNNIAIGYSYDFTVSNLGPATGGSHEITVSFSFNEGNKSNRRGSIPCPDVVKFKMFGDKESFR
- a CDS encoding PKD domain-containing protein, whose product is MTQFIYKHTPGYKNILKAVFLFFTIIIFNPKVNAQNCAIWEDNDTRPGTLNAQYCAPRDYKVTIRRTVSHVSLPANDLVLGYIWGDGTTDEWDVAAMIAAGTMTATNNGDGTTTYQITNQVSHVYPVSNDCVYQSQSYIRSKTGGYTCLNKEIYNVTVWSRDSQGMGQLVFKDDITNEQVFLVCEKQEVNITFTDNTILACNRDPREEILDYYTNQRDRVVQFVYGVGASNIPEVTVGSTPVSDPLGVATPYSETERTISGFILNQNINETTQNIHIPPNVTTAGQRFFIEARHWNYCNPFPGDYDLITAEILVVPAPPDPKDATLTFCFSGQYSIAPNYTVTVEHEAALGAMVPGEYEWYADNGGSVGPLVRTKVYTGSGTGNQFDPTSSADVPAAFDSYRVKPNVPGEYVFWVRYRFDDKTPGTSYTCESKFAKITWVIRNDISGAPGTPGGKKEGCPDEVLTLSYPGAPNTETYGGATRFVWEYSINNGSTWILGDPGNVLNLLELTPTDATGQNATIKLKSYPVAPATNTIQIRVHREWVNGTQFPVSGTCRYTYTGSTCDKCPGASTTFNLTVNPQPMANLTNGGEICPDETIDLTLNGVYAKRNTSGQYQVEVTLTNGETNQYTFTSVPYTTTITANPANGTVTDYKITQLKDLTTGCTSTASPKITGTAKVLKRSVLSAPTWVNKPTDDLCSNTSYLWQTSPTPNPITLVGQSGASNETVNTQNYWTWDGTYFGTNNPQSKTTETTTLADGIKRTIGVVFRYSSAANRSGKADKFCSSPMLSQEHTILPVPKTSVTGSQTVCNDVASVNITLNATGIKNSNWQIVWQLRKGGTPVGSQTLLTIAGTTGGSGSANINIPLITFDPVATTRPGTYTFEVLTVTQDRGLCTGQPSGSATIIIRQTPTATLSGSQNICEKTDATINPPDFVLSGNAGGTYTVTYTTDKLGAGSQTVTVAAGASLSVPASMIKEGTDVTNVTITSVTQTVGTLTCTGTPSGTHQINTAANLDAGGDKSTCGPSITMTATAGAGANWVKVNPADPISFSNVTDPSAVVTATAVGVYEVEWNNPAGAGCSDRIKLTFEALPNPSKIEPTSTVVCGLKKELTGTTTDPGGMEPWERGEWVLVSGPGTVVSPAMPSTSPVTEFEVSVPGVYKFGWTVSSNCGSAAQATIDITFKPVPITTQVADISLCPTDNSTITFTNANGLTGVTYKWTFNGTTTTGNPAVITAPANNTTTNQIYPVSVVGSLDGCDAIPMVFNVTVKPKPALSPISDKVLCPQESFVLSLNPALNKPVTYTWAGDPGAHPNSGMSDGTATVNVSPYLKYLEAGLTSGVTAETGDLKVTATVDGCTSDPETFTVKVNPRPDITLTNPNQEYCSNESLTQSDLTTFSTGVANATMTWTYTGQNTGLSGTDRPAILVPGSVSPEEYTTSVFTTADNNGATNRVGTVTVKSTAEGCVATESFTVTLKPRPIIKSIPSQELCGANAPGTYFNSIVPVPEYAYVPSYAFTTSGDNFNHTIGASSVTAIEIPVNTTGSDMAMVVRVVPKLNGCDGNPTDVTLTAHSTPLISAINNQALCSTTSEVFDAVTLSSSNIPAAQISQIQWTFTGDDVGKTGSGLGDIPSFPPRTNDSPDDWVATVQVVATTQYGCVNTTPATFTYTIYPSPKINPVTTPAPFCPGESVGGINFSSQITKPGVTVTYNWNTSVDVGLPTTPQTGNIPAFTAGKNKNYTSSNKVATVEVTAVSSDKSPVSGQFCSSVNTLYIPYTLKPAPKMSVIQDLRECPEITVPGIQIKTDNLPNTPSGDIKWILDNAGISGGNSTTPLNLTGTGNIPSFTTKENAGPGNLTGQFEASAKVNGCQGDTVKFKVIIKPTPDVTVPADQIYCTSELTATSTFSSSFTGISYEWTPSGDRIGLPYQYETNNIGSAVPGFNTVNATLTTLTATYTVKSLKDGCYSDPKTFTMMVAPVPQLTPYANMTACAGDPINPAAFSVQTDNPGGNTYTYDYIWRVETGYFNEMQSLPLATSPVFNNFPTNGTGNLPAFVGDTTRRSDYFPPNTMWGGSQKNVTISVLPQLSFQVNPAKVCSNNSAAQLVRVQINPIPNTKISPPTDNCVGGSKPRILYDVNPSTVGSTYSWSYEELPTPVPGHPSIPSPDNSAFQVYEYPTPALPWKGYITVQETNNFGCTAPPAKQYVAVVPKPIVDAGPNITICAGDQVQLNATLVQGDPGSTLDWYPYRFIVKDGGTLTPTVTGTTNFFVYLTAEDGGCRSDADTVFVSVNPTPNAPALTGPTYCSSVANKLVQATGIGKNTDGVTDNYIRWYRIDGADIPINTANNQSSINVADDTTHPNALPAVLNYTGPLDEADVRYGVYVFNDKNCVSDTTFTSLKIRKTPAAPASDVMEYCHNGLTMFDLDAGKSVNWYTDSTTNMVFYGNPYRATGTVGDTKYFIAEVGANACLSYFATKTLRVHPDPVTSMDLSDDKGCADFLIKAKNTANEANVTYFLNWGDLTADDPAPFNTEVPHTYINDMPTAIQRVLTLNALSTVNKDRYGNFCSGSLSRTITVYPKLKVDFSANSFEVCDQSEVTPASRIPTQFTSFAQNIQSYAWDFDEDNVADATVPHPSWVFQSRVAAPNKYSQSDVVNVKLTATAVYNSGTPQQYFCSADVTKPVTVRPAPKAEYTLYASDKTSPAPAFLCSPESLWFDNLQWTPGSPPGTGVNTAATQYLWEVDGVPNRGADTLYQFNNETFFAEFKTLTLKATNEFGCQDTSLKTIKVMPVLTVDFTADTAGCAPFGAGIRNISRGSQVFRWYWDMPTKPADGLPVSSNPSDPNYGVATVDPLNFVFANPSPSAKKVYHVWLQAENGIGAEKCYKNKDTLITVYPIPNATFIHNVTGYICPPDSVLFTNTSQSNLLTTKYNWSFGDTYEKDVYDTNPFYYKYSNTSGSRMNNHLVTLTSSNTFGWHVCENSSSTYISVGPEVIAEFDGPPDGCSPVDARFANQSTGANQYLWNFGPGYPTQTGPLPSNRYVNPSNSNPQYLKVLLTASNQWCRDTVTHPFTLYPEPHVDFDISVNQGCQPLEVIFTNKSYLNPATGMMYVYEYGDVSADTTYAVSTLTKHIYSNTQASNTLVHPELIAENVWGCTASTSTGITVFPFVRADFVTVGDTIGCAPLEVKFTNGSRGYGDGNVIWNFGDNVLSSQINPIHTFDNQSMSNTAVYQVELKVWSGTCTDSVTKEIVVYGKPVADFVATPSFQFYPDAPITITNQIPAADKNNLRYSWTLAEQGSGTPSVISSLPDPSPVHINAWGKYEITQNVSTWNDECPNSKTMVVEIDAPVPVARFDSVPPACMPYEVQFKNNSRNGKVYNWSFGDGSTSSLENPVHTYQDAGTYTVTLTVTGDAAFPSVTTQQVVVHPVPRAAFEVKPDFLWVGQTLRAFNYTTAQNSLGQPYDIWYRWDWGDGSAIDTTMNPDHIYRKAGSYDITLTTGTYTDPQCVTTLTIPGAVELENAGDVIFPNTFKPKTDGEPSDQISDRGYQNWLFYPPVLSPTRSYHLTIYNRWGQLIFETKDPTRGWNGYFKGQLCQEGVYVYKIEGVFETGQTFSKMGDVLLLR